One genomic segment of Coffea arabica cultivar ET-39 chromosome 6e, Coffea Arabica ET-39 HiFi, whole genome shotgun sequence includes these proteins:
- the LOC113697134 gene encoding putative disease resistance protein RGA3, which produces MVLRSKKKSVKGMAVQKLSEISLKPFKNCKPKVEELSRADQSVSDVASQSNKSYTGSTTITDLLEMTESSALDQSVSKVALNSITDHERSPKMSCRLFSRLFGPKFEFDKDSMVQLWVARGIFEPENEKIIEIVGGTVFYSMVEDNLFVPVRYDNLYGQLFAVNENMLDSNLFEGEEQLPMEDFMLADEVGLVSIPSTIKHLSLFCENFDLHIVGVLKSFPGMQTLMLHCECATDFNHVSHDLFLHLKHLRTLDLHQLDITELPSSVGDLEYLHYLDVSETSIKYLPETVDSLYLLQTLKLKGCLQLCRLPINTRHLVRLRHLDLDIIGQLKSMPVGLGSLTSLQTLSGFLVGKKDGCYIGELKNLVNLRGSLCISRLENISSPDEAEQANLSNKKHITKLQLQWSTCHSDRVQVEEQILECLQPHFGLKELEIFFFNGSKLPSWISDPSFAQIVKITLFKCRNCSLLPSLGMLPSLQFLEIYEMNGVRVIDQVFHRKNGVQYLHAFPKLEKLELDTLLNLEVWDGMEDGDFPKLLECRFKQCPKLVSLPSLSYLHSLKHLEIIACSELRSLPDDGIPASVETIIVKDCPRIIEQCRYPNARDWSKIEHVSSVFLDYEEISPQSRY; this is translated from the coding sequence ATGGTTTTACgttcaaaaaagaaaagtgtaAAGGGTATGGCGGTGCAGAAGTTGAGTGAAATTAGCTTGAAGCCTTTTAAAAATTGTAAACCAAAAGTGGAAGAACTCTCAAGGGCAGATCAATCTGTGTCTGATGTAGCCTCGCAATCTAACAAAAGCTATACAGGGAGCACTACAATCACTGACCTTCTGGAAATGACAGAAAGCTCAGCATTAGATCAATCTGTGTCTAAGGTGGCTTTGAATTCTATTACAGACCATGAAAGGTCTCCCAAAATGAGTTGTAGGTTGTTCAGCCGTTTGTTTGGACCCAAGTTTGAATTTGATAAGGATTCCATGGTTCAGTTGTGGGTTGCGCGAGGAATTTTTGAGCCAGAAAACGAGAAAATAATAGAGATTGTTGGTGGTACTGTTTTTTATTCGATGGTGGAAGACAATTTGTTTGTGCCTGTAAGATATGATAACCTATATGGTCAATTGTTCGCAGTTAACGAAAATATGCTTGATAGTAATTTGTTTGAGGGTGAAGAGCAGCTGCCAATGGAAGATTTCATGCTCGCAGATGAAGTAGGGTTGGTCAGCATTCCAAGCACGATCAAGCATCTGTCTCTCTTCTGTGAGAACTTTGATTTACACATTGTAGGAGTTCTCAAAAGTTTTCCGGGTATGCAAACTCTCATGCTACATTGTGAGTGTGCTACTGATTTTAATCATGTCTCACATGACCTCTTCCTTCATCTAAAACATTTGAGGACTTTGGATTTACATCAACTAGACATAACTGAACTACCTAGCTCTGTTGGGGATCTTGAATATTTGCATTATTTGGATGTATCAGAGACATCTATCAAGTACTTGCCTGAAACAGTTGATTCCCTTTATTTGTTGCAAACATTGAAATTGAAGGGTTGCTTGCAGCTTTGTCGATTACCCATAAACACAAGGCATTTGGTTAGATTGCGCCATCTTGATCTTGACATTATTGGACAATTGAAGTCTATGCCTGTTGGTTTAGGAAGTTTGACAAGCCTACAAACCTTGAGTGGATTCCTTGTTGGAAAGAAAGATGGTTGTTATATAGGAGAGCTAAAGAATCTAGTTAACCTCAGAGGATCGTTGTGCATTTCAAGGCTGGAAAATATCTCAAGTCCTGACGAGGCAGAGCAAGCTAACCTGAGTAACAAGAAACACATCACTAAATTACAGTTGCAATGGTCTACTTGTCACTCCGATAGAGTGCAAGTCGAAGAGCAGATATTAGAATGTCTGCAGCCCCATTTCGGCCTAAAGGAGTTAGAGATATTCTTCTTCAATGGATCTAAATTACCATCATGGATAAGTGATCCATCTTTTGCCCAAATAGTCAAAATCACTCTTTTCAAGTGTAGAAATTGTTCTTTATTGCCATCACTTGGCATGTTGCCATCTCTACAATTTCTTGagatatatgaaatgaatggGGTAAGAGTTATAGATCAGGTATTCCATCGAAAAAATGGGGTTCAATATCTTCATGCATTCCCAAAATTAGAGAAGTTAGAACTTGATACCTTGTTGAACCTAGAGGTGTGGGATGGTATGGAGGATGGTGACTTCCCAAAACTTCTTGAGTGCAGATTCAAGCAGTGCCCCAAACTTGTATCTCTTCCATCTCTTTCATACTTGCATTCCCTCAAACACTTGGAGATTATTGCATGTTCAGAGTTGCGGTCTTTACCAGATGATGGAATTCCAGCTTCAGTTGAAACAATAATCGTCAAAGACTGCCCAAGAATTATAGAACAGTGCAGGTATCCGAATGCCCGGGATTGGTCTAAGATCGAACATGTTTCTTCAGTTTTTCTAGATTATGAAGAGATATCCCCACAGAGCAGATACTGA